Sequence from the Thunnus maccoyii chromosome 22, fThuMac1.1, whole genome shotgun sequence genome:
CTGAGTCAAATGGTTTGGCCTCATCGACAGACTTGCACATGACACCTTTGATTCTAAATCTTTTGAACAAACCCGTATTGTAAAATCACTGCCAGAATTGCGCCAAAATTGGCAACAAAATATTAATGCATATGTAATTGACGTCGTTTGAAAAGTATTTGTGGAAATctagaaatacatttaattgaCAGCATGCGGTATATCTGCATGTTGTCCTTACAGCAATGCCACACATGTTCAAAATGTCAATGTCTACATGCAAGAAGCGTCTCTGAAAGCGACATTATGTGACACATACGCTTTACCAGATCGGCTGTGGCAGCCAGAAGCAGgctcataatgtttttttttttcgatgTATGGCGCATGGCTGTTTAACCAACAGTTATCCGACTGGAGCTCTgacttaataaataattaaagtgGACGGAGgggagctgcagctgatttgCTGATGTCAGGGAGCCAGTGCAGCATTTCATGGTGCAGGGTGTAAACGCGCGGTGCCATCTGCCTCGATCGGTGCTCTCAGCAAACCTCACACATGCAAGCCCGGCAAGAAAGATGCTGCCAACTCTTAAGATTTGGGCACTGTTTTCTGTGTCGCTGTGCTGTCTGTCTCAGCCGGGTCATATGAAGAAGGCTTTCCGATGTCCTTCAACATGCAGCTGCTCCAAGGAGTCTATTATTTGCGTCGGGTCCTCCTATGTCCCAAGGATTAGCCCCAACGACATCAATTCTTTGTGAGTAGCCTTCTTATATGATGTTTACTAAACAATACATGTGTAGGCAAGGCATGCATGTATAATATGCAGCAATACAGGCTCATTAAGTTTCATTATAGTTGTCCGTGAGCTATTTTATAACATATACCCTGTATATAAGAGCTGAGGTTGAAAAGCGACGCAGTcctgtttcttttctgtctaCCCTGGTTAATcacttttctgtattttatgtttatcttTCAGGAGTATCGTCAATGGGACTTTCTCCGAGGTCAAAGAGGCAATGTTTTCTCACATGTCATCTCTTCAGCTACTGTAAGAGTAATTCAACTGCTTATCATTCCTTATAAGATTTCATGTGTCGCCCTTATCTTGTAGAAAAGGCCTCTATTTGGAAAAAATACTAAACTGATTTTGAATGTCATTTCAAATTCAGGTTTAAATTTgtgactttcaaaatgtatctTTACTGTGGATGCTTAACATCATCAGACTGTATGGCCCAATGGTGGTAGACATCTGACCGTCTTAAGCTGCAATACACACAACATTACATGTTAATCATAAACCAAGGTCTTGGCATGTAATAACATGAATAAGTtaaggatttgatgcttttgaaGAACAGGTAGGCCTATGTCCAGTAACTAACTTTCTATGTGGCTACATTATTAAACCTATTTGCAAGGAAggctttttttaaaggtttggAAAGCTGGAAATAAATTAAAGCACAATAATGGAAATCTAGTGCTGAGCTTTCAGAGTAGCCCCATGCTGTCGTGTACTTAAAAGAGGCCATCAATCTACTTTGTTACTCAAGCAGTGATTGCTGTGAAGTCAGCAAACAAAGGCGTGGCAGGTATAGGGCATTTAACCAAAGTGATTACACACTTTAGGATTTACATTTCATGGTAAGAGTGCAGCTGCTGTCATAGCCtggtaacttttttttttttttgcctcataCCATGACAAAATTTTCACCATATAATACAATAGAAGAATTCAGGGAACgctgttttcagtgtgttttgtataatgtttgtttggtgagaTGtgggttggtttttttttacatttagtaGTAGCACATTGCACTAAAATGGTGATAGAGGCCATAAAATAACCAAGTGATGTGATTATTAAACTTTCCTGTGTTGATTTCACAAGTGTGTTGACATTAACAAATTTATTGAGAGCATCTGGAGATGGTGCTGTTTTGGCTACTGaatttattgtgttgttgttaagCTAGCTAATTTACAATCTGAGAAATTTCTTCTGCACTATTTTGCCAGAAAGAAGCATGAAACAGTACATCATGTTGGCAGCCAGCATTTGTTaaagtgtattttattattcattacaGGCTTCTGAATTCCAATTCTCTCACAACTATAAGGGATGATGCATTCTCAGGCCTTCCTCATCTGGAGTACCTGtaagttattttattgttttcatcaaGGTAGGACAAAGACATTCAATGAATTAGTGTAATAACACGCATGTTGTGTTTGCTCCATTAATTTAATAAACTTTAGCTAGCACTAACATAACAGTCCTCTGGGAATGTTATTATGGACATGGGGTTATGTGGTTGGATGTGGTTGGATGATGGTCTTTTCTAAAGTGAAAGGGGTAGGGAAGTCCAGACTGTATGCCCTCCAGTGGTACAATTTGTACCAGAATCTTAAGTCACATatctaaaacacattttctaaaaaatgATTACAAATTTGTATCAGTATTGTTTGTGGCATTATGGTCCTTTTGTATTCTGTATAATCACCAAGCCTGATAATAGTAATTTGAACAAAAGAGGATGAATCAAATTAAGTGTCATCTATTCAttgaaaatgtcaacttcattCAACCATTTTTGTGACTGAAGTCCTAATCAAACTTTGTAAATAacaaatttaaatcaaaatatttcaacCTAACCATAACACCAAATATTATTGAACTTATTGAAATGTGTGTAGCAGCAGTTTCATTGCGGTtcaagaaaatataaatatgctgTATTGGTACAAAAATCTTATTTGGCATGATATGTATTAACTTGTTTATGACCATAAGTATGCGCAAATGTCACCAGAATATTTAgtatcattttcaaaaaaattctAAATGGATCATTTTAGTCCTCTTTCTGAGGATGCAATGTCACTACAAGGAGGTGACTTGATCATTTTCCCTCCGCCTTCACAGAAACAGGTGCTTTTGGCGGAGATTTGGctcaaaatacaatatatgtaTTAAATGCTGactttcattgttgtttttcatgtctctTGAGAAGCAAAATATGATTAGCCGCATGCAACATTATGCATGTGACAAAAGTGATGAAATATCACAAACACATGATTTCTTATACACACTgactttctgcatttttttaattactatGCATTTTAGCGAACTGCCTTACCCCAAACTTATCACTAAATCCactatgttttgttgttatctTCCACAGGTTCATTGAGAGTAATAAGATAGAGACTACATCCAAATATGCCTTCAGAGGACTCAGGGACTTGACTCACTTGTATGttccaaaattttaaaattatacCCTAACAAAAATGGacatattttgtaatatttacctgctgaaaatgtttttaatacagAGCAACTGTGGATCATTGTAAGTGGTGCTAAATAGTGTTTTATTTGGATTAAGGGTAATAGTCTTGAACATTAATGGAGATACGGTGTAAGACTGAAAAATTGAATTTCCATTGCAGGTTTTTATGTCAGAGTTATCCACACATTTCCACACAGCATATGAgaatatttttctgttgctaGCAGTAAAATTACACTCTTACTGGGTAACATTTGCTGATTGTATTGATCcaatgctgttgtgtgtagGTCTTTGgcaaacaacaacatcaaagcCCTGCCCAGGGACCTCTTCATTGACCTGGACTCACTGATAGAGCTGTAAGTTTGTCACTCAGTTAAAAGTGTTGGGGTTAATAGTGGAATGTCCTTTACTGTCCTCACAATCCAGAAGAATTTGTCCTGAGTCATATTTAGAAATTTATGTCTTCTATTTTTTCAATATCTCACTTTGCCAACTCACCAACTATGTTCATCTGTAGTGCAGTGcattatgtataaaatatcTTCTTACATGGCTTTTAGCTTGTCTGCTTTGATTTTTTGCAATGACATACAGTACTCATCCTCTACAGGGACCTGCGAGGCAATGCCTTTGAGTGTGACTGCCGTGCCAAATGGCTGATGACGTGGCTGAAGAACACCAATGCCACAGTGTCAGATGTCGTGTGTGCTGGACCTGAGGACTTGAAGGACAAGCGCCTCAATGATATGACCAGCCTGCACAATGAGTGTATCTCAACAGGTGAAAAACACCTGAGCCAGCTGGCCTTGTCTCTAGTCCAAGTGGCATCAGTATCAGCCAACTTACCTGTGACTTACAGCAAGCAGTAAGAAAAGGGAAAAGTGTAGCCTTTGAATGTATCTAACTCTATTAATTCAGAATATGCCTTTCCACAGATTTCGTCCTCCATCAGTCCGTGGCATCAGAGTCTCTGTCTGTTGACACATTCAGCTACAAAAATGATGTCTATGTGGCTATTGCTGCTCCCAGTGCAGAAAGCTGTATGGTTTTCCAATGGGACCACATAGAAATGAACTTCAGGACTTATGATAACATAACAGGTATGACAGTGTAATGACAAACTGTCTCATAATACCCTGGTTGAGTTTTAGACTCATGTCTATGGCccatttatttccatttcccTGCCTTTCAGGTCAGTCCATTGTGGGTTGCAAGTCACTTGTCATCCAGGACCAGGTATTTGTCATTGTAGCTCAACTCTTTGGTGGCTCCCACATCTACAAGTTTGATGAGGATCAAAGCAGGTTCAGCAAGTTCCAGGAAATTGAGGTGTCCAAGATCTCCAAGCCCAACGACATTGAGGCATTCCAGATTGGCCCTGACTGGTTCTTTGTGATTGCTGACAGCTCAAAAGCAGGCCTGTCCACCCTCTACAAATGGAATGATAAGGGTTTTTATTCATACCAGTCGCTGCATGAGTGGTATCGTGACACAGATGCAGAGTTCTTGGACTTGGATGGGAAGGCCCATCTTATCTTGGCAAGCCGCTCACAGGTGCCTGTGATCTACCAGTGGAGCCGGAGCAACCAGAAGTTTGTCTTGCAGGGCGAGATCCCCAACATGGAGGATGTAGTAGCTGTGAAGCACTTCCGGATCAAGGAGGAACTCTACCTGGCTATGACACGCTATATTGGTGACTCCAAAGTTCTACGATGGGGTGCCAAACAGTTTGCAGAGATTCAGGCCTTACCTTCAAGAGGCTCCATGATTCTTCAGCCGTTCGTTTTCAAAGAACGTTACTACCTGGCACTGGGAAGTGATTACACCTTCTCACAGATCTACCTGTGGGATGATGACAAGAAACTCTTTGACCGCTTCAAGGAGGTGTACATCCAGGCACCACGGTCTTTCACCGTGGTTTCCACTGACCGTCGGGACTTCATCTTTGCCTCTAGCTTTAAGGGAAACACACAGATCTTTGAGCACATCATTATTGACTTGAGCTTGTGAGGGGTTGGCTTTAATGCCCCTCCTGCAATCAAACGTCTTCCACTAAAAAGATACAGCCATGAAGGGAAAAGTAAGGAGGAAAACAGACTTCATGAACTATTCCTATAGTTTTTGCCACAAATTAGAGCTGAGTCAAGTAGTATTTGGAATCCTTTTAGTTTGAGCTCATCTTGACTGTGCCTCAATGGCCTTGTCCTCTTAACCGTTCTCATGGCCTCTCAGACTTTCAGAGGTACTACCATTTTAGGAAGGCTGTCAGTCAAGAGGGTGGACAATTGGACAAGGCTGTTGGTATTGTCTTAAAAATCCAGCTCCTGAAGttggaaatatttgaaatatgatTTGAGCTGTTTGGATGTATAGATTTTGCAATGATAAGTTTGAATATCCCTTGTGCTAATGGTTTTATACGAGAAAAAATATACACCAGGACCCGAGAAAGATCATATTACTAGTTTTGTTTTAGTCTCATCTAGGGCAACTGAGGATGAAACGGGTGTGGTTGCTCATGTATGTACCACTTACCTCATGTCCTCATACCCTGtggtaatgtactgtatgttgcctTATCAGCGCTGGGGTTCTGTGTTCTGATGGGCCTACAGTGCCTCCCTCTGGCCATGATAAAGTATCACACCCCTTGCTTTTTCCATACAGGGAATGTCTTGAAAGCACAAACCTTTAACCATTGATGCTGAGATCCCAGTCCTTAGAGTGTAGTTGTTTAGTGGTAAATGTTACTGTAGGTGCTATAGATTATATGGcgtacagtaaaaaaagaaatggtttGTTGTTTAAGAAGGTGAAATATTCAGGACTGGATAGCTAATGCCTTCTTAGGCAAACATATATGAATGGATAGACCCCATTTACTGATAGATACCCTTTTAGTTTAGAGGTACTATAAGTGGCAAAGTAAACAGAAGCTCTTTTTAATCCATGTAGTGGAAAGAACCTGTGTTTAGGTAATGTCAGGGAAATTAAACTATACATGtttgaaaataacaacaattgTTGGTCCACTGACataatttaacatttctttATAGTCTATTACTAAAAAGGCTCCTCAGTATTATTGAACTGCTTCTGACTGGGACCTTGACACTGGTCTGTCACTGGAACAGATGAAGTCAAAggtcaaataaatacatttgaatgaGGACATAATTTGTTCATccaaaaatggaagaaacaaaatgtttatgtaaatatatcTACTCTAGTTGAGAGGCTTTTCAGTCTGTCATTCTGTTTTTTGAAAATACTGAATGTTGACTGACAAGCtacaaaatgtacataaaacaAGGACTGCAGtgccacttcctgtttgtcacACAAAAATCAGAATGAAACTTTGCACttactttaaaaagaa
This genomic interval carries:
- the lgi2a gene encoding leucine-rich repeat LGI family member 2a isoform X1; protein product: MVQGVNARCHLPRSVLSANLTHASPARKMLPTLKIWALFSVSLCCLSQPGHMKKAFRCPSTCSCSKESIICVGSSYVPRISPNDINSLSIVNGTFSEVKEAMFSHMSSLQLLLLNSNSLTTIRDDAFSGLPHLEYLFIESNKIETTSKYAFRGLRDLTHLSLANNNIKALPRDLFIDLDSLIELDLRGNAFECDCRAKWLMTWLKNTNATVSDVVCAGPEDLKDKRLNDMTSLHNECISTDFVLHQSVASESLSVDTFSYKNDVYVAIAAPSAESCMVFQWDHIEMNFRTYDNITGQSIVGCKSLVIQDQVFVIVAQLFGGSHIYKFDEDQSRFSKFQEIEVSKISKPNDIEAFQIGPDWFFVIADSSKAGLSTLYKWNDKGFYSYQSLHEWYRDTDAEFLDLDGKAHLILASRSQVPVIYQWSRSNQKFVLQGEIPNMEDVVAVKHFRIKEELYLAMTRYIGDSKVLRWGAKQFAEIQALPSRGSMILQPFVFKERYYLALGSDYTFSQIYLWDDDKKLFDRFKEVYIQAPRSFTVVSTDRRDFIFASSFKGNTQIFEHIIIDLSL
- the lgi2a gene encoding leucine-rich repeat LGI family member 2a isoform X2, whose protein sequence is MKKAFRCPSTCSCSKESIICVGSSYVPRISPNDINSLSIVNGTFSEVKEAMFSHMSSLQLLLLNSNSLTTIRDDAFSGLPHLEYLFIESNKIETTSKYAFRGLRDLTHLSLANNNIKALPRDLFIDLDSLIELDLRGNAFECDCRAKWLMTWLKNTNATVSDVVCAGPEDLKDKRLNDMTSLHNECISTDFVLHQSVASESLSVDTFSYKNDVYVAIAAPSAESCMVFQWDHIEMNFRTYDNITGQSIVGCKSLVIQDQVFVIVAQLFGGSHIYKFDEDQSRFSKFQEIEVSKISKPNDIEAFQIGPDWFFVIADSSKAGLSTLYKWNDKGFYSYQSLHEWYRDTDAEFLDLDGKAHLILASRSQVPVIYQWSRSNQKFVLQGEIPNMEDVVAVKHFRIKEELYLAMTRYIGDSKVLRWGAKQFAEIQALPSRGSMILQPFVFKERYYLALGSDYTFSQIYLWDDDKKLFDRFKEVYIQAPRSFTVVSTDRRDFIFASSFKGNTQIFEHIIIDLSL